The Branchiostoma lanceolatum isolate klBraLanc5 chromosome 10, klBraLanc5.hap2, whole genome shotgun sequence genome has a window encoding:
- the LOC136443634 gene encoding fatty-acid amide hydrolase 1-like isoform X1 — MDRVYNLILDRVNASIVAYTAVSAGVLSCYVGLKVYRRQQVKKNALRKREDSRKALQDVRRSVAVEITGPTSVKRKEIMSLTLQTLSQQLGDGQLSAVQVLQAFQEKATAVNDELNCLTEPIPDALVRAQRVDAAGQPLGLLHGVPVSIKENYNIKGMATTMGVTKYLDSPADEDAVIVQVLKKQGAVPFVKTNIPQTLLSFGCSNPVFGKTLNPFDPTRSPGGSSGGEAALIKGGGSILGFGSDVGGSVRIPAHFCGICGFKPTGRRISGRGLLKGSPGMQGVISSPGVMARDVDSLALGMKALLVADMFLLDPQVVPIPFRQEIYEDKKPMRIGYFTSLRFCPPTPSMGRAVIMAKEALEKAGHTLVAFDPPDELRAIIDLTSRLVTADNGRTVSTMWLNDEVIDEYLEGQISVWTMPHYLRKIQGFLLKPFWPRVARSFSYRLIGSVYDLWQRLAERETYVEQFLDELKKKNLDLLLCPAFGAPACKPEHAGKILATAAYTSLFNLLNFPAGVVPVTMVTEEDERMLDDWRGYGNDGFDKFIKETTKGAVGLPVAVQCVALPWQEEKCLRLMKEVETLCS, encoded by the exons ATGGACAGGGTCTACAACTTGATACTGGACAGGGTGAATGCTTCTATAGTCGCCTACACTGCGGTGTCAGCCGGCGTTCTGAGCTGTTATGTCGGTCTGAAGGTCTACCGCAGACAACAGGTGAAAAAGAATGCCTTAAGAAAGAGAGAAGACAGTCGGAAAGCCTTGCAAGACGTTCGGAGATCCGTAGCAGTTGAGATTACCGGG CCGACATCAGTCAAACGGAAGGAGATCATGTCGCTGACCCTGCAGACACTCAGTCAGCAGCTGGGAGATGGTCAGCTGTCAGCTGTGCAGGTGCTACAGGCGTTCCAGGAGAAG GCGACCGCGGTGAATGATGAGCTGAACTGTCTAACAGAGCCGATTCCAGATGCTTTG GTCAGAGCTCAGAGAGTGGATGCGGCAGGCCAGCCCCTGGGACTACTACATGGTGTTCCTGTGTCTATCAAGGAAAATTACAACATCAAG GGTATGGCGACTACTATGGGTGTGACAAAGTACCTGGACTCACCTGCAGATGAGGATGCTGTTATTGTCCAGGTGTTGAAGAAACAAGGAGCCGTGCCTTTTGTTAAAACCAACATTCCACAGACTCTACTAAG TTTCGGATGTAGCAACCCAGTCTTTGGTAAGACCCTGAACCCCTTTGACCCCACACGGTCACCAGGTGGGTCGTCAGGTGGGGAGGCGGCTTTGATCAAAGGAGGAGGGTCGATCCTGGGGTTCGGAAGTGACGTCGGGGGAAGCGTCCGAATCCCTGCCCATTTCTGCGGCATCTGTGGGTTCAAGCCAACTGGCCGGAGGATCAG cGGTAGGGGTTTGTTGAAAGGTTCTCCCGGAATGCAGGGGG TTATTTCAAGTCCTGGTGTAATGGCTAGAGATGTGGACAGTTTAGCCCTGGGTATGAAGGCTCTGCTGGTAGCCGACATGTTCCTACTGGACCCACAGGTGGTGCCCATACCATTCAGACAGGAG ATATATGAAGATAAGAAGCCCATGAGGATAGGGTACTTCACCTCCCTACGGTTCTGTCCCCCCACCCCGTCCATGGGGAGGGCTGTCATCATGGCTAAGGAAGCCTTGGAGAAAGCTGGCCACACG CTGGTTGCCTTTGATCCACCAGATGAGTTACGAGCCATCATCGACCTGACTTCGAGACTCGTCACTGCTGACAATGGGCGCACGGTCTCAACAATGTGGCT GAATGATGAGGTAATAGATGAATACCTGGAAGGGCAAATCAGTGTATGGACGATGCCTCACTATCTGCGCAAGATTCAAGGCTTCCTTCTTAAGCCATTT TGGCCGAGAGTTGCCAGGAGCTTCTCTTACAGGTTGATTGG GTCAGTCTATGATCTGTGGCAAAGATTGGCAGAAAGGGAG ACGTACGTTGAGCAATTCCTGGACGAGTTGAAAAAGAAGAACTTAGATCTTCTTCTGTGTCCGGCATTCGGCGCGCCAGCCTGCAAGCCAGAACATGCTGGCAAGATATTGG CTACTGCAGCCTACACATCACTCTTCAACCTCCTCAACTTTCCAGCCGGAGTGGtccctgttaccatggtaacagaggAGGATGAAAGGATGTTGGATGATTGGCGTGGCTATGGCAACGACGGATTTGACAAGTTTATAAAAGAG ACAACCAAAGGTGCAGTCGGCCTCCCCGTGGCTGTCCAGTGTGTGGCGCTGCCGTGGCAGGAGGAGAAGTGCCTCAGGCTCATGAAGGAAGTGGAGACTCTGtgctcttaa
- the LOC136443634 gene encoding fatty-acid amide hydrolase 1-like isoform X2 — protein MDRVYNLILDRVNASIVAYTAVSAGVLSCYVGLKVYRRQQPTSVKRKEIMSLTLQTLSQQLGDGQLSAVQVLQAFQEKATAVNDELNCLTEPIPDALVRAQRVDAAGQPLGLLHGVPVSIKENYNIKGMATTMGVTKYLDSPADEDAVIVQVLKKQGAVPFVKTNIPQTLLSFGCSNPVFGKTLNPFDPTRSPGGSSGGEAALIKGGGSILGFGSDVGGSVRIPAHFCGICGFKPTGRRISGRGLLKGSPGMQGVISSPGVMARDVDSLALGMKALLVADMFLLDPQVVPIPFRQEIYEDKKPMRIGYFTSLRFCPPTPSMGRAVIMAKEALEKAGHTLVAFDPPDELRAIIDLTSRLVTADNGRTVSTMWLNDEVIDEYLEGQISVWTMPHYLRKIQGFLLKPFWPRVARSFSYRLIGSVYDLWQRLAERETYVEQFLDELKKKNLDLLLCPAFGAPACKPEHAGKILATAAYTSLFNLLNFPAGVVPVTMVTEEDERMLDDWRGYGNDGFDKFIKETTKGAVGLPVAVQCVALPWQEEKCLRLMKEVETLCS, from the exons ATGGACAGGGTCTACAACTTGATACTGGACAGGGTGAATGCTTCTATAGTCGCCTACACTGCGGTGTCAGCCGGCGTTCTGAGCTGTTATGTCGGTCTGAAGGTCTACCGCAGACAACAG CCGACATCAGTCAAACGGAAGGAGATCATGTCGCTGACCCTGCAGACACTCAGTCAGCAGCTGGGAGATGGTCAGCTGTCAGCTGTGCAGGTGCTACAGGCGTTCCAGGAGAAG GCGACCGCGGTGAATGATGAGCTGAACTGTCTAACAGAGCCGATTCCAGATGCTTTG GTCAGAGCTCAGAGAGTGGATGCGGCAGGCCAGCCCCTGGGACTACTACATGGTGTTCCTGTGTCTATCAAGGAAAATTACAACATCAAG GGTATGGCGACTACTATGGGTGTGACAAAGTACCTGGACTCACCTGCAGATGAGGATGCTGTTATTGTCCAGGTGTTGAAGAAACAAGGAGCCGTGCCTTTTGTTAAAACCAACATTCCACAGACTCTACTAAG TTTCGGATGTAGCAACCCAGTCTTTGGTAAGACCCTGAACCCCTTTGACCCCACACGGTCACCAGGTGGGTCGTCAGGTGGGGAGGCGGCTTTGATCAAAGGAGGAGGGTCGATCCTGGGGTTCGGAAGTGACGTCGGGGGAAGCGTCCGAATCCCTGCCCATTTCTGCGGCATCTGTGGGTTCAAGCCAACTGGCCGGAGGATCAG cGGTAGGGGTTTGTTGAAAGGTTCTCCCGGAATGCAGGGGG TTATTTCAAGTCCTGGTGTAATGGCTAGAGATGTGGACAGTTTAGCCCTGGGTATGAAGGCTCTGCTGGTAGCCGACATGTTCCTACTGGACCCACAGGTGGTGCCCATACCATTCAGACAGGAG ATATATGAAGATAAGAAGCCCATGAGGATAGGGTACTTCACCTCCCTACGGTTCTGTCCCCCCACCCCGTCCATGGGGAGGGCTGTCATCATGGCTAAGGAAGCCTTGGAGAAAGCTGGCCACACG CTGGTTGCCTTTGATCCACCAGATGAGTTACGAGCCATCATCGACCTGACTTCGAGACTCGTCACTGCTGACAATGGGCGCACGGTCTCAACAATGTGGCT GAATGATGAGGTAATAGATGAATACCTGGAAGGGCAAATCAGTGTATGGACGATGCCTCACTATCTGCGCAAGATTCAAGGCTTCCTTCTTAAGCCATTT TGGCCGAGAGTTGCCAGGAGCTTCTCTTACAGGTTGATTGG GTCAGTCTATGATCTGTGGCAAAGATTGGCAGAAAGGGAG ACGTACGTTGAGCAATTCCTGGACGAGTTGAAAAAGAAGAACTTAGATCTTCTTCTGTGTCCGGCATTCGGCGCGCCAGCCTGCAAGCCAGAACATGCTGGCAAGATATTGG CTACTGCAGCCTACACATCACTCTTCAACCTCCTCAACTTTCCAGCCGGAGTGGtccctgttaccatggtaacagaggAGGATGAAAGGATGTTGGATGATTGGCGTGGCTATGGCAACGACGGATTTGACAAGTTTATAAAAGAG ACAACCAAAGGTGCAGTCGGCCTCCCCGTGGCTGTCCAGTGTGTGGCGCTGCCGTGGCAGGAGGAGAAGTGCCTCAGGCTCATGAAGGAAGTGGAGACTCTGtgctcttaa